taataataatacatgtTGTTCAAAGAGTCCCAGTAACAAATTAAGTATTTCAAGGTGGACTTTAGTGATAAAaatgatagatagataaataaacaaacaaacaactaaataaacaaacaactaactaaataaataaacattattttgcgCAAAATTGCCTTTTTAGTTTTATGCTGAACAATTTaattatcatgcaattaatacATTATTTACCTATTGCTCTTATGTCTTTAATTCGTTTCTATATATACAGCAGCTATCTATatagatatttaataaattgcGGTCTTCGTTAGATTGCAGAAGTTTTTGCCTTCAATATTCCAACGAGTTcgatttaattttgtttggaTGGATCtctactgccccctggtggagatAAGAAGGTTCAGCCACGCCAGGGGGGCGGGGACGCAGACAGAGATGCTGCTGGACGGAGGATTTTCCAGATGTTTGACAGAATTGAGTCTTGACATGCAAAATGTGTTGGTATTTGAAGGAAATATTATCAGCTTGAGAGATTCAGAACCATATCGAGTTGCAAAAGCTGTCCTCCAATAAAAGAcctattatttatttgaaactaTAACACATTTGCTTCTTTCCAGTCGAATTGTAATCAGCATCTGTTGCTTATATTTCCAGAAAGATTTCTGATTAGTGTTGGAGTCATGAGCGTTGGCTTGTGTCATGAAGAAGTCTTGCAGGCTCTCAGTTTGTTCCCGTGGCTTCAACAGATCTCCACAGTGTTGTGGCCGTGCCTGCATGCATGTGGTTACAGAGAAATCTTTTTCACACTTGCAGGGAACGCATGCGCGGAGAGGAAACCAACTGGTTTGTGTCAAGTCGGAGGCAGACGGATGTGATCGAGCTGAAAATCACCTGTATTCTGGCATTCATGGTGACACAGTAAGTAATCGATTTattggattgtttttttatatatataacatGATCACGTTTAAGAAGATGATCGCATTTAcgcttttttttaaacaaaaataaaacgcGGATAATTCAGGAGCATCTTTTTCTGGATGTTCCAGCATCCATATAAATGTTCCTGAATTATTCATCATGACTTCTGTGTAATCGTCGCTAATTAAAACGATTTTGTCCTTTtcggattttatttttcagggcTATTTGCctaaaagagaaacacaagaGGGAGGAAAGCAACATCTTATCAGCCCTCCTGATCAAATGATTTCATTGTATTTCTATAAATGGCCGCTCGCTTTGGGCTGAGAGCTATGCTTGTGTGTGCCATCACGCGTGCGTATCCTTCCGAGGATGCAACTGATGGATGCGATCTCTGCGGTCCAAGGAGTGACGCCGAGCCGCTGTCATAACCGCTAGAGGAGGGGAGCTGCTCCTCATGCTGGGATtctttctagatttttttttctctctcttaccTTTCAGCATAATCCAGTTTGCTTTGGATGCATCTGACATTAGTTTCCTTTCCACTTTGCATTAAGATGTCTtaacagaaactaaaaacatgCACAGAAAATGGCACTGAATGTCgaaatgcattttacaaaatgcaTCGGCTGTAACAGGTGGAAACAGATACAAGTTATTCTCAATAAATTGGAATATCATTGAAAAggtaattcagttaaaaatgtaactcaGATGTTACTCAGTGTTGTatgctttttaaatatgtcagaCCATTTAACTAATTTACTGTTAGCTTTAAAAAAGAGACGAAGAATAAAAGAGATAAAGAAGCAACTGGGTTTAACTATATTTTTAGAGGACTGTTGTGCCAAATTTCACCCACCACACCCAAGACTAAAGAGATCTTACAAAACACCGGGGAACCTTTCCAGAAGTTGATAACCTACCAAAATTACCCCAAGAGCCGACCAATGACTCGTCCTGGGAGTCACAAATGAACCATTTAAAACACCCCAGACTTTAGTTGCCTCTGGTAAGGTCAGTGTTCCCGATTCAATAACAGGAGAGACACTGGGGGAAAATATATATCCATGGAAAAGTTGTAAGGACAGAACCATGGCTGAACAAAGTCTGAAAAGAAAGATAATACTCAAATGCCCATCGCCAACTGGATGATCTTCAAGATTTTAGGGAAACATTCTATGAACTGAGGagacaaaacatttacttttaggaAAACATGGATCTGGATAAATCTGATAAAACCTAGCACAGCATTTCAGAAGAAGATCATCATGTCTACAGTCAAACATCTTGCTGGTGGTACCGCGATGGTCAGGAGCTGCACATAGTGAACAGAACCACAAATTTGACTGTAGCAGAAAGTCCTGAAGAAGAATATCCAGCCCTTAGTTCATGAGAACTACAATTCAAAGCACATCAGTGAGTCTACCCTgaattcaaaatgcaaaaagaagaaacacgagcaggagacaaaaatgattaaacTAGACGAATCTCAAACTAGCTGTCCCATCAATTGGTCTAAAGTTTAAGATCATAACctcacaaagcaaaaaaaaaaaactagaactCAAAGTGTCAGAAAAGGACTCAGTAAGTAGAAAGATGCTTGTTTCCGTTACGCTGATGTGAAATGTTGGGAGATGCCTTCACAAAGGGCATCTATGGTCTGGAACTTCGTAGACTTCTAGTGTCGTCCACCTTGAATGTTTCCAATGAAGATCAGCTAAACATGCAGGATAGTTCTCTTAGAATCTCTAGACAGTGATCTGCCTAGAGatgaaaaataagattttttttttttacttttttgtctgaatccacttaaaatcttttcagaaatttaaaaaaccttGTCAGCAAGAGGCCTTGATGCGCAGCAATCCCGTCATTTTCATAAACAAGAATGAGTTTTTCCTCTGCCATCAGGGAGTCAGGAGTGTGAATGGCTAATAGAAATTGCCATGAAATCCAGATCTTAGAACAAATTTCATagaaggatggatggattaatttGCCTTTTAACCCAATCAAATGTTATCCTATTACCATTTTAGTGATCTCTTCTTATGTCACCTTATTCCTGTCAGAGCTGCTCTTCATGCTTTTACCATCTTCTAGTGAAAGTTCCAACCTCCCTCTAACCCTGTGGTGCTCCTCTGCTTGCAGTCCATGGGCTCAGAGCGGGCGGAGATGCGCAAGAGACAGATGCAGGTTCATCAGGAAGCAGCTGCCAGTGTCCTTCAAGCGCGCCACAAAATGGGAAACACCCCCACCAACGCTTCAAACGCCTGCTGCttctgctggtgctgctgctgtagctgcTCCTGgtaacaaacacacaccaccaTTGGGACTAGCAACCAATGCTAAATATGATTATAATTAATGTTCTTTGTTCAGACTAACGTTGGAAACCATTTTTGTGTACTAGTTTTATTGCAATCGGATTGCCTTGCAGATGAATGTAACTACGTTATTCAGACTTTTGGGATAGACCGACAAAGAGTAGCGTAGGACTGTGAAATGGAAGAGAAATTATACTTGGGTTTTAATACTTTTGGagataaaaagctgaaaaagtgttttgcatATGAGTTCAGCTTCAGACAAAACCCTGAGTTTCATCTGAAGAAATATAACCCCGCAGCATGACACCTCCACCACCATCCTCCATGGTGGGCATGGTGTTCTTTTCTTTACAATGAGCAATGCCTTTTTTCCAATCCCAAATACTGAAAAGTTCCAGTCTTGCTCCTTCAGACCATAAAACATTCTCCAGCAAAGTTTGGGGAGATGTTAGCCAGGACCTGATGGTTTCTTTAGAAGGAAAAAGTTCCATCTTTCAGCACTACTTCTTAGGGTTGAAAGATCGCACTCAACCCCACCCCTCCTCGCAGAACAACAGGACCTCAGTGGTCACACGCAGAGCCGTCTCCGGGGATTTAACCTGTTTTGCAGTTATCCATGGCTGACTCGAGCTTCCTCTGGGAGCAGCCACCCTAATGCACTTCACAGGAGATGAGTAATTCATTTAATCTCTACTTGTATATGAATTTGGTTTTAATCACTGCACAGCAGCCACATTCCCAGTTGCGATGGCTCGCGGGGGACTCTCACCTGAACCAATTACTCCGGGGCCAGCTGCTGTAATAGAAGCGGCGAATTGCTTTTAATTATGCACAGGTGAGACCCACGGGGGCAACAAGGTAGttgacacattttattattgacGCAGGTGGTCCCAGCGGATCGGCGTGAATCTGCCATACGTGCTGAGTCAATTTGAATGAGgaacaaacatcagtttcttTACGCAATTCCAGATAAAGATCTGACTGCGAAAATGTTTTAAGATGCTTGCTTTCACTTTGCATCAGGGGAGTCAGACctgatgcaaaaataaaatttcagagTGGTCTTGATCTGTCGTCCAGAATCAAAACTCATTGGCCAAGATTATGTGCACAATGGAGGAATTTGACTTTGGCTTCAAGAGCTGACTTAATAAAGTAATggataaaagaaataatatataAAGGTATTCAAAGCCAATTTTCATATAGAAAGAattaaaggaagaaaaggagagagaaagatagaaggaaggaaaagaagaatAGATGTGGGAGTGCAAAGATTCTTTTTTTGGTTCACAGCAGTGGCTGACTTCTCTGGCTGTACAGTGTTCATTGTGTTCATCAGAGAGACAATCTGGGGGAAGAAACTGTCTATGGGGTTActtatttttgcaaatacaGCCCTGAAACCCTGACCTCAAGATAAAGATTCAAactgtttgtgtccaggatgtgcgGGTTCTGTAGGGATGTTAACCATCTTTCTCCTGACTCTGTACCTGTACTGTAACACAAGTGCTAGGCGTAGTTCTGGActgaaaataagtgaaataGCAGCCAAAGTCCAGCAATGGGActttatgtgacaaaccagcacataactgtgaagtggaaggaaaatagaATGCGGTATTCAAAATTTGTTCTTTGCAAGAATGCTCAAGTTTGGTCTGATTGGATGGAGAACAATCCTAACTCTAACCCTATCAACCACATATCATTGATCAATTTTAGGTTTCTGGGtcaaatgaaaaggaaaattgAAGGAGCTAAAGGTTTATAAATACTTTAGTAAGGTCATTGTAAAGTCTGTCTGCTTTGAAGCAATATCTTGGGAAATTACTCAAGATTTTAGTCAACATTCTtggttttacaaacaaaaagatGGGATTAAATATTCCTGCTGTTGTTTTGACTGCTCAGACATAATACCTCCTCTCAATCTTTTCAGCTTGACTGTTAGAGGTGATGAAGAAACCGTACAGAGGTCAACGTTTGAGCAGCAGCCAGAAGGAAACTCCAATTGTGAAGAAAGGTAGCTCCCACTGCCCTCCTCTAAAAATGACTTTAAGGAAACCAAACTATCTTTGCAAAACGAATTCTTCATTCATTCCTCAGCCCAAAACCCACTGTGGACGAAGCTCGCTCCTGGGCGGTGTCGTTTGAGAAGCTGATGAAAAGCGGAGCTGGGCGAAGCTGCTTCAGGCAATTCCTG
This portion of the Xiphophorus hellerii strain 12219 chromosome 21, Xiphophorus_hellerii-4.1, whole genome shotgun sequence genome encodes:
- the LOC116711993 gene encoding regulator of G-protein signaling 20-like, with protein sequence MKKSCRLSVCSRGFNRSPQCCGRACMHVVTEKSFSHLQGTHARRGNQLVCVKSEADGCDRAENHLYSGIHGDTSMGSERAEMRKRQMQVHQEAAASVLQARHKMGNTPTNASNACCFCWCCCCSCSCLTVRGDEETVQRSTFEQQPEGNSNCEESPKPTVDEARSWAVSFEKLMKSGAGRSCFRQFLRTEFSEENMMFWLACEDLKKETNKTVVEEKVRQIYEDFISILSPKEVSLDSRVREVINRNMLEPTSCTFDDAQQQIYTLMQRDSYPRYINSPAYTDLLNSLEEPPPEP